The genomic window GCTCAGCAGCCGAAATGATGTTTGCAGCTGGAGTATTCATGACGAGTATGCCTTTCTTGGTGGCATATTCCACATCGACGTTGTCCACTCCAACACCAGCACGACCGATGACCTTCAATTTCTTGCCGGCATCTATTATATCTCTCGTGATTTTTGTGCCACTTCTGATGATGACTCCATCATACTCACAGATGATTTTTAGCAGCTCTTCTTGACTGATATTCGGCCTTATATCAACCTCTACACCAGAGTCCCTGCGTAGCGTTTCAAGCCCCTCTTTTGATAGTTCATCGGTTACGAGTATTTTCATGCGGATTCCTCCAAAATCTCGTCAATTGTCCTCAATAAATCAGATATCTCCTCTTGAGTAAGATCGCCCATATGCCCAATTCTAAAAGTGTAGTCTCTTATGCGACCATAACCGGGGGATATTTCATAACCTCTGTCACGGAGAGTCTTGTGAAACATCCCAAAATCCATATCACCTTTACAGACTACAGTTATTGTATTGGATCTATAGCCTTCTTCCGCAAAAAGAGAAAATCTTTTGGATGCCCACTCTCGCACGAGTTCAGCCATCTTACCATGCCTTTCATACCTATTTGCCGTTCCTTCTTTTAGGATCCTATCTAACTGGAAGTCAAGCGCATACATAAGGGAAATTGGCGGTGTGGTTACGGGCAAATTCTTATCAGCAAACTTCTTCATCTCGAGCAAATCAAAGTAATATCCCCTCCCTTCTACACTTCTTGCTTTTTCAAATAATCTTTCACTGGCGCAGATCACCGCTAGTCCAGGGGGGAGAGCTAGTGCCTTTTGCGTACCAAAGACGACAGCATCGACATCAATCGATGCAAGTTTCAAATCAATTCCAAATGCCGCAGTTACCGCATCCAAAAAAATGAGTGGGTCATGTTTTTTCCTAATCGCTTCAATGATATCTTTAATAGGATTAAGAACGCCTGTTGAACTTTCATTAACAACAATGGTTACCGCCTCAACATCTTCGTCAAGCATGTCCTCCACATGGTTTCCTTTAATCGCCTGACCCCAAGGCACATCGATCTTCTGGACGATTTTGCCATTCAATGCACCAATCGACTGCCATCGCTCACCGAATGCACCATTAGAGAGACCTGCCATTTTCCTACTAACGCCACATCTCACACACGCCTCAAGAAGTCCAGTAGATGAGCATGGAGCCAAAAGCACGTTCATTTCAGTTGAAAGTGCCTTTTTGATTTTTTCTACTATGGATGCTTGAAGTTGCTCGTACTCCTTGCCTCTGTGTACTATCATTGGCTTTGTCATCGCTTCGAGGACTTCCTTCCGAACCTCGACAGGACCTACTGTAAACAATTTCCTATACACGGATACCCCCCAGAAAATCCCACAAGATATTTGGATATCATGCGGATCTTATGGAGGGCATCCGCGATGCTCCTCCACTTCCGCATCCCGATCCAGAACCTACGGACCAATCACACAAATTCTTTCGAAAATTCGAACCAGTCATGCTTGGAGCCACTTCTCTATTCCTTCTGATCTGAGAGTCTATCTCAATTGAGCCAAGCATGACATTGAATGACATTCTATCGCCTGTATCAAATATAGCATGATATAAAACTTACTATTTCACCCAACAACATGAGCGACTATTGGATATGGCAGTAGTATTCATATTCTTAGAAAAAAAGAATGCTCCCGCATGCAATGATATGGCTAGGTAAACCTGGGGATATCACAGAGTTTCAAGAGAATTGAGAACGCAGTGGGAATGGAGTAATTCCTTTGTGCATCATCAATTATTGATCTAATGCCAAGGTTTCTTGCGAGAATATTATAATCTTGCTACAAATTCGGCATCTAGATGAAAGTCAACAAAGTGTGCGTTGTCGGTCTCGGCTATGTAGGACTTCCACTTGCATGCTTACTTGCAAAAAAAGGGTTTGAGACCTTCGGTCTTGAAAAAGACGAACGTAAGGTGAACCTCATCAACCAAGGAGAATTACCCTTTAAAGGTAGAGAACCTGGACTAAGGGAATTGCTTTTGGAAGTGGTCACAAACGGACGATTGGTCGCAGGCAACAATCCGGAAGTCTTGACGCATGCAGATGCGGTATTTATCTGTGTAGACACTCCAATCAACGATAATCGGATGCCTGATACTTCATCTCTTGAAAGCGCTATCGCTGATGTAGCAAGACGTCTCAGAAGAGATGTCCTGGTGTGCGTCGAATCGACGCTTCCTCCAAAAACCATGAACAAGAAGATAATCCCTATTCTCGAAGCACTGAGTGATTTTCGCCTCGGAAAGGATTTTTATGTTGTGTATTCGCCGGAAAGAATTATGCCAGGGAATGCAATTGAGAGTCTCTTGAAAAATCCCCGGATAATTGGAAGTAACGACACCGATTCTTCATCCATTGCAGTAGAATTGTATTCATCAATTGTTGAGGCGCCAATATATACTACAGATTTTCTTACGGCGGAAATAGTTAAAACTGTTGAAAATGCGTATCGTGATGTTCAGATCGCTTTTGCAAATGAAATCGCTCTCGCATGTGAGGAGCTCGGTGCTGACGTATATGAGGTCAGAAGACTTGTGAACACGTCGCCGCACAGGAGCATGCACCTCCCTGGATCTGGTGTTGGAGGTCATTGCTTGACAAAAGATCCGTGGTTATTAATCAGTTCCCTGGAAGAAAATTCCCCAAGATTGATCCCGACTGCGAGATCCATTAATAATTCGATGCCTAAGCATTTAGCAGCATTGGCGATTGAGGCATTGTCGGAAGCTGGAGTTGAATTTGACAAGGCAAAAATAACGATTTTCGGACTTGCTTTTCGAGGCGATATTGGCGATGCTAGGAATTCGCCGGCTTTTGACGTTATCGATGCTCTCGCAAATGCAGGGGAATTAATAGTTCACGACCCTTATGCTGATCCTATAGACAGAATTACGTTTACTAGGAACGTCGACGATGCGTTGATTGGATCGGACTGCGCCATATTTGTCGCGGACCATACAGAGTATGCCAGATTCGATTTGGAAAGGATGTCAGCGCTTATGAAAACTCGAATCATTGTCGATGGTCGGAATCTTTTCGATGCGAGGGAATGCAGGCGGAAGGGATTCATCTATAAAGGCATAGGAAAGGGGAAGTGATCAACACAGGGTTTCAACTATCGTGATCGCTTCATCGATGTCCTCTCTAGTTATACCGAAATGAGTAACAAATCGAACAATGGAGCCGCCGAAATCTGTGATTAGCAACCCTTTGGCTCTCGCTTTTGCAACAAATTCCTTTGAACTCATTCCCGTAGGAGAAACATCAAGCAGGACAATGTTCGTTTGGACCCTTTTTAGATCAATATGGAATCTACCAATTGATTCTAGACCTTTCGCTAGCCTCCGCGCATTGTCGTGGTCTTCCTTGAGTCTGTCGACCATTTTGGTTAATGCAATTATCCCAGGCGCCGCAATGATACCTGCCTGCCGCATGCCTCCGCCAAGCATCTTTCTTACTTTTCGTGCCTTGGCAATAAATTCGCTATTGCCAAGAAGCAAAGAACCTATTGGCGCAGACAGACCCTTCGAAAGGCAAAAACTGATGCTATCAACATGTCGTGCATATTCCTTTACATCCACACTGAGCGCAACAGCTGCATTAAAGATTCGCGCACCATCGATGTGCACTTTCAATGCATGCTCATGTGCAACCTTTGCAACCGATTCGACTTCGGATGGATGCCATACGGTACCTCCTGCTCTGTTATGGGAATTTTCTATTTCGACGAGTTTTGTTGGTGGAAAATGTAAATTATCTCCCCTGAGTGCCTGAAGAACATCCTCTGCCGTAAAAACACCGTATCGCCCCGTGATCAAGCGCGGTATAACACCGGCGATTGCAGAAATTCCTCCGACTTCGTAATAATATATATGCGATTCAGATTCGGCTATCATCTCGTCTCCGCGCTGGCAGTGAGACATTACGGCAATGAGGTTGCTTTGTGTCCCACTAGGCGTGAGAAGAGCAGATTCCATACCGAATCTGTCCGCTGCGAGCTCCTCTAATTTGTTCACAGTAGGATCCTCGCCTGCCACATCATCGCCCAACTCCGCTTCAAGGATACTCATTAGCATTTCTTTAGTTGGCAGTGTTACTGTATCGCTTCGGAGATCGATCACTTTCATAGCAAAGAACTCCAAGTAAAATTTTAGATAATAAACCTGCTGACCACATATGTAGACTGGTCGACAGATCGATACATTACAGATTAATTTCGACTTTTCGATTCTCAATGATAGATCGAATTGCAGCCTCGCAAACCTTCAAATCCATAACAGCATCCATCGCCGAGACCGTAGCTTGACCTGATAATTCAACCGCACCGATGAAATCCTCAATTTCCCTTCTTAACGGTTCTTCTTTTTTCAACGCAATCCGACGGATATCGAACTCAAGTGGCACCTGGAACATATTGCCTGGATCTATTTCACCAATCTGAGCAGAAGATACTTCAAGCGTTTGATCGATATAATCAAGCTGAACGTATCCACCGCTACATGTCATTGAGACCTTTCTCACCTTCATTGGTGTGAGCCAGTTGGTTTCAACATGGCCCGTCACACCTGATTCAAGCTCAAGAAGCAATGAAGCATGATCCTCAAACTTGTCGTTTGCAAATTTCCCGCCCATTCCGAATACGCTGCGAATTTCTGATGATGTGATATATCTGATCACGTCGATATCATGTATGCCCAGGTCCATAACAACTCCAACATCTTTTATCCTCTTTGGGAACGATGAAACTCTTCTCGACGATATTGATATCAACTTGCCGAATTTTCCCTCTTTAAGCGCTTCCTTGGCTGCTTTTACGACAGGATTGAACCTTTCTACAAATCCGCCAGCAAGTACTACACCTTCCTTTTCAGCCTCTCTACCCAATTGGGCGGCTTTTTTTGAATCACCAGTGAATGGCTTTTCCAGCAACACAGATGTGCCGTTTCTTATTGCAATAGATGCCAATGAAAAATGATCTGCCGTTGGCGCGCATATACTGACCGCATCAACATCTCGTAAGAGAGATTCAACATCGGAATACGCCCTCGTCCGAAAACGCTGGGCGACTGTTTGTGCGTGTTGGAGATCAACATCATATATGCCGACAAGCGTTGAAAGCTCGGAATAAATTCTGGCGTGATTTTGGCCCATATATCCAACGCCGACTACACCTGTCCGTATCATGCAAAGCTCATGGCTACATCAGATATTAATTATCGCGGACATGCGATTCCGCAACTCATTACATATATCTAAGTTCAAAAAAAGCATATATTACGCGTTAGAGTTTACTGCATAGAACCAGGTGATCAGATGAGGAGAAGAGTTCTTGATGTTCTTGCATGTCCGATCTGCAAACACTCTCCATTGGAACTCACAGTACATAAGGAGGATGAAAAGGAGATTCTCGAAGGATATCTTCGATGTCCCAGATGCCAGATTAATTACCCAATTGAAGACGGGATTCCAAACATGATTCCGCCTCAGAATCAGGTGTGAATTAGAGCGGAATCACAGCTTTTCGAGCGCTTCCTTAACTCTC from Methanomassiliicoccales archaeon includes these protein-coding regions:
- a CDS encoding methytransferase partner Trm112; the protein is MRRRVLDVLACPICKHSPLELTVHKEDEKEILEGYLRCPRCQINYPIEDGIPNMIPPQNQV
- a CDS encoding alanine--glyoxylate aminotransferase family protein, which codes for MYRKLFTVGPVEVRKEVLEAMTKPMIVHRGKEYEQLQASIVEKIKKALSTEMNVLLAPCSSTGLLEACVRCGVSRKMAGLSNGAFGERWQSIGALNGKIVQKIDVPWGQAIKGNHVEDMLDEDVEAVTIVVNESSTGVLNPIKDIIEAIRKKHDPLIFLDAVTAAFGIDLKLASIDVDAVVFGTQKALALPPGLAVICASERLFEKARSVEGRGYYFDLLEMKKFADKNLPVTTPPISLMYALDFQLDRILKEGTANRYERHGKMAELVREWASKRFSLFAEEGYRSNTITVVCKGDMDFGMFHKTLRDRGYEISPGYGRIRDYTFRIGHMGDLTQEEISDLLRTIDEILEESA
- a CDS encoding Gfo/Idh/MocA family oxidoreductase translates to MIRTGVVGVGYMGQNHARIYSELSTLVGIYDVDLQHAQTVAQRFRTRAYSDVESLLRDVDAVSICAPTADHFSLASIAIRNGTSVLLEKPFTGDSKKAAQLGREAEKEGVVLAGGFVERFNPVVKAAKEALKEGKFGKLISISSRRVSSFPKRIKDVGVVMDLGIHDIDVIRYITSSEIRSVFGMGGKFANDKFEDHASLLLELESGVTGHVETNWLTPMKVRKVSMTCSGGYVQLDYIDQTLEVSSAQIGEIDPGNMFQVPLEFDIRRIALKKEEPLRREIEDFIGAVELSGQATVSAMDAVMDLKVCEAAIRSIIENRKVEINL
- the ltaE gene encoding low-specificity L-threonine aldolase → MKVIDLRSDTVTLPTKEMLMSILEAELGDDVAGEDPTVNKLEELAADRFGMESALLTPSGTQSNLIAVMSHCQRGDEMIAESESHIYYYEVGGISAIAGVIPRLITGRYGVFTAEDVLQALRGDNLHFPPTKLVEIENSHNRAGGTVWHPSEVESVAKVAHEHALKVHIDGARIFNAAVALSVDVKEYARHVDSISFCLSKGLSAPIGSLLLGNSEFIAKARKVRKMLGGGMRQAGIIAAPGIIALTKMVDRLKEDHDNARRLAKGLESIGRFHIDLKRVQTNIVLLDVSPTGMSSKEFVAKARAKGLLITDFGGSIVRFVTHFGITREDIDEAITIVETLC
- a CDS encoding nucleotide sugar dehydrogenase; protein product: MKVNKVCVVGLGYVGLPLACLLAKKGFETFGLEKDERKVNLINQGELPFKGREPGLRELLLEVVTNGRLVAGNNPEVLTHADAVFICVDTPINDNRMPDTSSLESAIADVARRLRRDVLVCVESTLPPKTMNKKIIPILEALSDFRLGKDFYVVYSPERIMPGNAIESLLKNPRIIGSNDTDSSSIAVELYSSIVEAPIYTTDFLTAEIVKTVENAYRDVQIAFANEIALACEELGADVYEVRRLVNTSPHRSMHLPGSGVGGHCLTKDPWLLISSLEENSPRLIPTARSINNSMPKHLAALAIEALSEAGVEFDKAKITIFGLAFRGDIGDARNSPAFDVIDALANAGELIVHDPYADPIDRITFTRNVDDALIGSDCAIFVADHTEYARFDLERMSALMKTRIIVDGRNLFDARECRRKGFIYKGIGKGK